The following proteins are co-located in the Spirosoma montaniterrae genome:
- a CDS encoding SusC/RagA family TonB-linked outer membrane protein: MKALLYRFLGAGFVGIFLLFCSINAQAQDRRVTGKITGADGPVPGANVLLKGSQTGTSTDANGDFTINVRGANPTLVISAIGFKGQEIALGNRSTVNVTLEDDATALNEVVVTGYTTDSKRGTTGAVSTVKARDLVAIPSGNVAQQLQGRVAGLTVITNGQPGTNSQIRVRGFGAFGGNEPLYVVDGVPIGNVQNNIDFVAPDDIADLTVLKDAASASIYGARAANGVIVLTTKKGSRKARKLQVSYDGQYGVTDPGRGQEMLKPTEFAEWTWNAFRNSGLKPGDAGWTHPQFGSGPTPVIPDYINVGGTPGVVGTVNLEAERAKYNVNPALGPIYQVVRANKAGTDWYDEVTNAAPVQRHGLSFAGGSETSRFYIGLSAQDQKGILIANSFKRYTFRANTEFDLSKRVRFGENFQVTYLQRLGQTGGDLGTGVAADENEILAAFRMPTIIPVYDEFGGYAGTAAKGFNNPRNPVANRQGLLNNRNFDASAFGNLYVEYDPIDNLTLRSSIGGQYLSFSGFNYGRLQYENSENNSSFSYGEFGGNSLGWVLTNTANYKRRFGIHDVNVIVGQEALNTGAGRGWNGSGLNPFSTDPDYVTLSTVSATGRVVNSGLGRGVTFNSLFARAVYSFNDKYIVTGVIRRDGSSRFGANNRYGVFPAASAAWRVSSEPFMKNIPWVTDLKVRGGYGIMGNSNNVNPNNQFSLYAANIGASSYDINGSNSSAAEGFFRSRIGNPDAKWETSITSNLGVDGSFFNNRLEVIFDIWRKDTRDLLFQQPIPDVIGTFASAPSVNIGKMRNQGIDIQVITRGKIGSEVGYEANVVGSFLSNKIVALSPGLDYITYINPGFRGINPIRNQIGYSISSFYGYQTLGLFQSQAEVDAAPKQEGAAPGRFRFADINGDGKIDPTDRTYLGSPVPKFSGGLNLRFTYKGFDIETYSAAFLGNKIWNQSKWFTDFFPSFEGAAISARVRNSWTPQNTGATIPIFERASNFSTNTQGNSYYVEDGSYFRMQNLQIGYTLPATILGKIGLQRARVFISTNNLFTITKYQGLDPGVGGNADTNFGIDVGNYPVTRQVLGGLSIGL; the protein is encoded by the coding sequence ATGAAAGCATTGCTTTACAGATTCTTAGGAGCCGGTTTTGTGGGCATTTTTCTACTCTTCTGTAGTATAAATGCTCAGGCTCAGGATCGCCGGGTGACAGGCAAAATTACAGGTGCTGATGGCCCTGTTCCCGGTGCTAACGTATTGTTGAAGGGTAGTCAAACGGGTACATCAACCGATGCAAACGGCGATTTCACCATCAACGTTCGGGGGGCAAACCCAACGCTGGTAATCTCGGCCATCGGCTTCAAAGGGCAGGAAATTGCGTTAGGCAACCGCTCTACCGTTAACGTAACCCTCGAAGACGATGCAACTGCCCTCAACGAGGTGGTTGTAACGGGGTATACCACCGACAGCAAGCGGGGTACTACCGGGGCCGTATCGACCGTGAAAGCCCGCGACCTGGTTGCCATTCCATCGGGAAACGTGGCCCAGCAGTTGCAGGGCCGGGTAGCCGGTCTGACCGTAATCACGAACGGGCAACCGGGCACCAACAGCCAGATTCGGGTGCGGGGCTTCGGAGCTTTCGGTGGTAATGAGCCGCTCTACGTTGTTGACGGCGTACCCATCGGTAACGTGCAGAACAACATCGACTTTGTGGCACCCGACGACATTGCCGACCTGACCGTACTGAAAGATGCTGCTTCGGCTTCGATCTACGGTGCTCGCGCGGCCAACGGCGTTATCGTCCTGACAACCAAGAAAGGAAGCCGCAAAGCCCGCAAGCTTCAAGTATCCTACGATGGTCAGTACGGCGTCACGGATCCGGGCCGGGGGCAGGAGATGCTGAAGCCCACCGAATTTGCCGAATGGACCTGGAATGCGTTTCGCAACTCAGGCTTGAAACCCGGCGATGCAGGCTGGACGCACCCGCAGTTTGGCAGCGGCCCAACGCCGGTTATTCCAGACTACATCAACGTGGGCGGTACACCGGGTGTGGTGGGTACGGTTAACCTCGAAGCCGAACGGGCCAAGTACAACGTGAACCCGGCTTTAGGGCCTATTTATCAGGTGGTTCGGGCCAACAAAGCGGGCACCGACTGGTATGATGAAGTCACGAATGCAGCCCCGGTACAACGGCATGGCCTGAGTTTTGCGGGTGGTTCTGAAACCAGCCGTTTCTACATCGGTTTGAGTGCGCAGGATCAGAAAGGTATTTTGATTGCCAACAGCTTTAAACGTTACACCTTTCGAGCCAACACCGAGTTCGACTTGTCGAAGCGCGTTCGTTTTGGTGAAAACTTCCAGGTAACATACCTGCAACGGTTAGGGCAAACCGGGGGCGACCTCGGAACCGGTGTTGCTGCCGATGAGAATGAAATTCTGGCTGCCTTCCGTATGCCGACTATTATTCCGGTGTATGACGAATTTGGCGGATACGCCGGTACGGCAGCCAAAGGCTTCAACAACCCCCGTAACCCGGTGGCAAACCGGCAGGGCCTGCTCAACAACCGCAACTTCGACGCCAGCGCGTTCGGCAATCTCTATGTTGAATATGACCCCATTGACAACCTGACGCTCCGCAGCAGCATTGGTGGGCAGTATTTAAGCTTCTCAGGGTTCAATTACGGTCGTTTGCAGTACGAAAACTCAGAAAACAACTCCAGTTTCAGCTACGGCGAGTTTGGTGGTAACTCGCTGGGTTGGGTGCTTACGAACACAGCCAATTATAAACGGCGATTTGGCATACACGATGTGAACGTGATTGTGGGTCAGGAAGCCTTAAACACAGGAGCAGGTCGGGGGTGGAACGGCAGCGGTCTGAACCCTTTCTCGACCGACCCTGATTACGTGACGCTGAGTACGGTTTCGGCAACAGGTCGAGTCGTAAACAGCGGCCTCGGGCGGGGTGTTACGTTCAACTCGCTGTTTGCACGGGCGGTGTATTCATTTAACGACAAGTATATTGTGACGGGCGTAATTCGGCGAGACGGATCGAGCCGTTTCGGTGCTAACAACCGTTATGGGGTATTCCCGGCAGCTTCGGCAGCGTGGCGCGTATCGTCGGAGCCGTTTATGAAGAACATTCCATGGGTAACAGACCTGAAAGTACGCGGGGGCTACGGCATCATGGGGAACTCGAACAACGTGAACCCCAACAATCAGTTCAGCCTGTACGCGGCCAACATTGGTGCTTCATCGTATGACATCAACGGCAGCAACTCCAGCGCGGCAGAAGGCTTCTTCCGCTCGCGGATTGGCAACCCGGATGCTAAATGGGAAACCTCGATTACAAGCAACCTCGGCGTCGATGGGTCATTCTTCAACAATCGCTTAGAAGTAATCTTCGACATCTGGCGGAAAGATACCCGCGACCTGCTGTTCCAGCAACCCATTCCAGACGTAATCGGTACGTTTGCCAGCGCACCATCGGTGAATATCGGCAAGATGCGTAACCAGGGCATCGATATTCAGGTAATCACGCGCGGTAAAATTGGCAGCGAAGTAGGCTACGAGGCCAATGTGGTAGGTAGCTTCCTGAGCAACAAGATTGTGGCCCTGTCGCCGGGCCTGGATTACATCACCTACATCAACCCAGGATTCCGGGGCATTAACCCTATTCGGAACCAGATTGGTTACTCAATTTCGTCGTTCTACGGCTACCAGACGCTGGGCCTGTTCCAGAGTCAGGCTGAAGTCGATGCCGCGCCCAAACAGGAGGGTGCCGCGCCGGGCCGGTTCCGCTTTGCCGATATCAACGGCGATGGCAAGATTGACCCTACCGACCGGACGTACCTCGGCAGCCCGGTTCCGAAGTTCAGCGGTGGGCTTAACCTGCGTTTCACCTACAAAGGCTTCGATATAGAAACGTATAGCGCGGCTTTCCTCGGTAACAAAATCTGGAATCAGTCGAAGTGGTTTACTGATTTCTTCCCTTCGTTTGAAGGAGCCGCCATCAGTGCCCGTGTTCGCAATTCGTGGACACCGCAAAACACCGGTGCTACTATCCCCATTTTCGAGCGGGCGTCGAACTTTAGCACCAACACGCAGGGTAACTCGTATTACG